The nucleotide window GCCTGGACAATCCTTGTCACCGAAGCCGGAAGACTGTTTTGATATCTGCCTGACATCATTTGTTCCGGCAGGTTCTGATCCTGTTTTTTAAGTCGGCTTCTTTCCAGCCAGAGCCTGAAAAAGGTGCCGGAATAGACCAGCATCCAGACAAACAAACAGGACAAAATCAGCAATACCGGCAAGAACAGGGAAGAGGCAATCAAATAAATAAATGTTTTTAATACAGCCATTATCTGCATGTTTATTCTCTTTTTAAAGGGTTAATAAAGCCTGTAATCAAGGCGCTTATGCTCAGGATGAGCAGGATGATTTTCTCCCGGGACAGCTCAAACATACTGTCTGTGAAAGATATCCTGTAAATTTTATCCAAATCGGCAAATTGTGGAATCACAATGACCGAAAGAATAAAGTAAACGGCAATATAAAGCATCAGCCTGCCCAGAAATGATTTGGCAGCTCCCTGGTTAGTGACCAGGCGTCTGACAGTGAACGCCACAACCAGGCTGATCAGAATAAAGCCTGCATAGAGAGCGAAAAAAACCACGGAATTATCCGGATAAATAGCACTGACAAAACTACAGGATAAAAGGATGACGACAAAACAGACCGGACAGGGCACCACCAGGGGAATCCATCCCCTGGTGGATGTTTGTTTTTCATGGCAGTTCTTTATCAGATTGCCCCCCCAAACCAACAGCAACAAGGCTAAAAGGAGATGAAGGGTCATCCCGCTCTTGAAAAACGCCTGCAGCAGATCAATATGCGCCATCAGATCGACGTTCAGCAAAACAGCAGCAGCAACGGCAAAGACAATGCCGTACCCTGCCATGAACAGCAGGGTTGTCAGAAGTTGTCTTGTTCTGCCGGGCGCCTGCAGAAAAACATAAGATAGCCCTCCACCGCTTTTAACGGCAAAAGCCCCGGTTGATAGAAACAGGCCCAATATCAGCGATTTAAGTTCCATTTAGTCATTTACCTTATAACAGAACAGACACTGGTAAAGTCTGGGCTGTGTTTTTTTAATATCGAATTAAA belongs to Desulfobacula toluolica Tol2 and includes:
- a CDS encoding DUF2162 family putative transporter, whose translation is MELKSLILGLFLSTGAFAVKSGGGLSYVFLQAPGRTRQLLTTLLFMAGYGIVFAVAAAVLLNVDLMAHIDLLQAFFKSGMTLHLLLALLLLVWGGNLIKNCHEKQTSTRGWIPLVVPCPVCFVVILLSCSFVSAIYPDNSVVFFALYAGFILISLVVAFTVRRLVTNQGAAKSFLGRLMLYIAVYFILSVIVIPQFADLDKIYRISFTDSMFELSREKIILLILSISALITGFINPLKRE